The following is a genomic window from Mycobacterium parmense.
CGCGTCAGCCCGTTGGGGGCGCTGCTGTCGGATGGCATCTGCACTCACTATCGTCACAGCCGGCCGGGCCGGCCGGACCCGTGGGCAAGGTTAATGATCAATCAACTGGTTGGACAGTCTAGGCAAACGCCGGGTACCGCCCCGACACCGATGGGACTAGACTCGCTGACGAGCTTCGGTCGCGACTAAAGGGACTAAAGGGGTGGACCAATGGATCCGAGTCCGGACTACGACGGCAGCGACGAAATCGAGTTCTTCTTCCGCTACGTTCCCTGGGGTCTGCGCGGCGTGGTGGACGGCAACGGCTACCCGCCACCCGCCTACCCGCCCGTCTGATCGGGCCCCCGGGCCAGCAGGGCTCTACAGCGCCTTGAGTTCTTCGGCGACCGCGGTCACCGACTTCTTCGCGTCCCCGAACAGCATGGTCGTGCCGTCGGCGTAGAACAGCGGATTGTCGATGCCGGCGAACCCGGAGTTCATCGACCGCTTGAGCACGATCACCGACTTCGCCTTGTCCACGTTGAGGATCGGCATCCCGTAGATCGGGCTGGAAGACTCGTTGCGGGCCGCCGGGTTGGTGACGTCGTTGGCGCCGATGACGATCGCGACGTCGGTGCGCCCGAACTCGTCGTTGATGTCGTCCATGTCCTTCATCGCGTCGTAGTCCACCTCGGCCTCGGCCAGCAGCACGTTCATGTGCCCGGGCATCCGGCCGGCCACCGGGTGGATGGCGTACTTGACCGGCACACCCTTGGCCTCCAGCAGGCTGGCCATGTCCTTGACGGCGTGCTGGGCCTGCGCGACGGCCAGGCCGTAGCCGGGCACGACGATCACCTGGTTGGCGTAGGCCATCTGGATCGCGGCGTCGGCCGCCGACGTGGCCTTGGCGGTGCGGTCGCCCGCCGCGCCCCCGCCGCCCGGCGCGACGCCGCCACCGCCGAAGCCGCCGGCGACGATCGCCGGGATGGACCGGTTCATCGCCTTGGCCATCAGGTTGGTCAGGATCGAACCCGACGCGCCGACGATCATGCCCGCGACGATCATCGCGGTGTTGTTCAGCGCCAGGCCGGCGGCGGCGGCCGACAGGCCGGTCATGGCGTTCAGCAGCGAGATCACCACCGGCATGTCCGCGCCGCCGATCGGCAGGACCACCATCAGGCCCAGCACCGCGGCCGCGACGAGCAGCCCGATCATCCACCACAGCGACGCGCCACCGGTGCCGGGATGCGCGTGCACGCCGATCACCACCGCCGCGCCGACCGCGGCGGCCAGCAACAGCAGGTTGACCGGTTGCTGGGCCTTGCCCAGGCCGATGGGCGCCCCGGAGATGATCTCCTGAAGTTTGCCGAACGCGATGATCGATCCCCAGAACGAGATCGAGCCGATGATCGCGGCGAACAACGACGCCACCACAATGTGCACGGTCGGTGACTCCCCGTGCTTGAAGGCCGAAAAACCGGTCGTGTCGATGAATTCCGACAGCGCGATCAGGGCTACCGTGCCGCCGCCGACGCCGTTGAAGAACGCCACCAGCTGCGGCATGGCGGTCATCTTGGTCAGCCGCGCCGGGGGGACGCCGAGCGCCACCCCCACCACCAGGCCGGCGATGATCAGCACCCAGGACTCGGTGTGGCGGATCTTGACCAGCGTCGCGGCCACCGCGAGGGCCATGCCGACGGCCGCGATCAGGTTGCCCCGCACCGCGGTCTTGGGCCCGGTGAGGCCCATCAGCCCGTAGATGAACAGCGCGAAGGAGATGAT
Proteins encoded in this region:
- a CDS encoding NAD(P)(+) transhydrogenase (Re/Si-specific) subunit beta, whose product is MNYLVTVLYIISFALFIYGLMGLTGPKTAVRGNLIAAVGMALAVAATLVKIRHTESWVLIIAGLVVGVALGVPPARLTKMTAMPQLVAFFNGVGGGTVALIALSEFIDTTGFSAFKHGESPTVHIVVASLFAAIIGSISFWGSIIAFGKLQEIISGAPIGLGKAQQPVNLLLLAAAVGAAVVIGVHAHPGTGGASLWWMIGLLVAAAVLGLMVVLPIGGADMPVVISLLNAMTGLSAAAAGLALNNTAMIVAGMIVGASGSILTNLMAKAMNRSIPAIVAGGFGGGGVAPGGGGAAGDRTAKATSAADAAIQMAYANQVIVVPGYGLAVAQAQHAVKDMASLLEAKGVPVKYAIHPVAGRMPGHMNVLLAEAEVDYDAMKDMDDINDEFGRTDVAIVIGANDVTNPAARNESSSPIYGMPILNVDKAKSVIVLKRSMNSGFAGIDNPLFYADGTTMLFGDAKKSVTAVAEELKAL